A genomic stretch from Flavobacterium humidisoli includes:
- a CDS encoding cyclase family protein: MRAKINNFEIDLSRPIDISIPLTNTDENPIAWYIEKPSIEPVVFGDWIGKVSEGKSSTNFNNIFFNPHGHGTHTECLGHITNDFYSINQSLKQFFFFAKLITIEPEKIGEDFVITKEQVSASLNEKTEALIIRTLPNQKEKKSRKYSNTNPPYLSEHAAIFIRESEIQHLLIDLPSVDKEHDEGKLLAHKAFWNVKDTVNLNQDARLNATITEMIYVPDEIEDGNYILNLQIVSFENDASPSKPILYKIADFSPEVSE; encoded by the coding sequence TTGCGAGCAAAAATCAACAACTTCGAAATCGACTTATCAAGACCCATTGATATCTCAATTCCTTTAACGAATACAGACGAAAATCCAATTGCTTGGTATATCGAAAAACCTTCAATAGAACCTGTAGTTTTCGGCGATTGGATCGGGAAAGTTTCTGAAGGAAAATCATCAACGAATTTCAACAATATTTTCTTCAATCCGCATGGGCATGGAACGCATACGGAATGCTTGGGGCATATTACAAATGATTTTTACAGCATTAATCAATCACTTAAACAGTTTTTCTTTTTTGCTAAATTAATAACTATTGAGCCTGAGAAAATTGGAGAGGATTTTGTGATTACGAAAGAACAAGTTTCGGCTTCTCTAAATGAAAAAACCGAAGCTTTGATCATCAGAACTCTTCCAAATCAAAAAGAAAAAAAATCTAGAAAATACTCCAATACCAATCCGCCTTATTTGTCTGAACACGCTGCAATTTTCATCCGCGAAAGCGAAATTCAGCATTTACTAATTGATCTGCCAAGTGTGGATAAAGAACATGACGAAGGCAAATTATTGGCTCACAAAGCATTTTGGAATGTAAAAGACACTGTTAATCTAAATCAGGATGCCAGATTAAATGCAACAATCACTGAAATGATTTATGTTCCAGACGAAATTGAAGACGGAAATTATATATTAAATCTTCAAATCGTTTCGTTTGAAAAT
- the hemW gene encoding radical SAM family heme chaperone HemW, with the protein MSGIYIHIPFCKQACHYCDFHFSTSMKKKDEMVLALAKEIGMRKNEFDNKIIETIYFGGGTPSVLTNEEINFLISEVYKNYKVIDNPEITLEANPDDLSAERILELSKSPINRLSIGIQSFYEEDLKMMNRAHNSAEAKKCLEEATKYFDNISLDLIYGIPGLTDEMWKQNIQTALDFGIPHISSYALTVEPKTALSKLIQTGKVAEPQDEVASNHFMILVEMLQKNGFIHYELSNFGKENYFSKNNSAYWLGKKYIGIGPSAHSYDGEKRGWNIANNSLYIKSIQNDELPIETEILTVSDRYNEYIMTGLRTIWGVSLDRIEKEFGFEYLSYLKKQSQKFLNDNLLSIENNILKPTLKGKFLTDGIASDLFYLNLEE; encoded by the coding sequence ATGAGCGGTATTTATATCCATATTCCTTTTTGCAAGCAGGCTTGCCATTATTGCGACTTTCACTTTTCGACTTCTATGAAGAAGAAAGATGAGATGGTTTTGGCTTTGGCCAAAGAAATTGGTATGCGCAAAAATGAGTTTGACAACAAAATTATAGAGACCATTTATTTTGGTGGAGGAACTCCTTCTGTTTTAACTAATGAAGAAATAAACTTTTTAATTTCAGAAGTTTATAAGAATTATAAAGTCATTGATAATCCCGAGATTACTTTGGAAGCCAATCCAGATGATTTGTCTGCAGAACGAATTTTAGAATTATCTAAAAGCCCCATAAATAGATTAAGTATTGGAATTCAGTCTTTTTATGAAGAGGATTTGAAGATGATGAATCGTGCTCATAATTCGGCAGAAGCCAAAAAATGTCTGGAAGAAGCGACGAAATACTTTGATAATATTTCGTTGGATTTGATTTATGGAATTCCAGGATTGACCGACGAAATGTGGAAACAGAATATTCAAACCGCTTTAGATTTCGGCATTCCCCATATTTCAAGTTATGCATTGACAGTCGAACCAAAAACGGCTCTGAGCAAATTAATTCAGACTGGAAAGGTTGCTGAACCTCAAGATGAAGTCGCTTCCAATCATTTTATGATTTTGGTTGAAATGCTACAAAAGAATGGTTTTATTCATTATGAATTATCCAATTTTGGAAAAGAGAATTATTTCTCCAAAAACAATTCGGCTTATTGGCTGGGCAAAAAATATATCGGAATTGGCCCTTCGGCACATAGTTATGATGGCGAAAAAAGAGGCTGGAATATTGCCAATAATTCACTTTATATAAAGTCAATTCAAAACGATGAACTTCCAATTGAAACTGAAATTTTAACCGTTTCAGATCGTTATAACGAATATATTATGACCGGTTTAAGAACGATTTGGGGCGTTTCTTTGGATAGAATCGAAAAGGAATTCGGTTTTGAATATTTGAGTTACCTGAAAAAACAAAGCCAAAAATTCCTGAATGACAATTTACTCTCAATAGAAAATAACATTCTAAAACCAACTTTAAAAGGAAAATTTTTAACGGATGGAATTGCTTCAGATTTATTTTATTTAAATTTGGAAGAGTAA
- the ruvC gene encoding crossover junction endodeoxyribonuclease RuvC, giving the protein MTQERIILGIDPGTTIMGFGLIKVINKKMEFLQLNELQLSKYDNHYQKLRIIFERTIELIETHCPDEIAIEAPFFGKNVQSMLKLGRAQGVAMAAGLSRGIPITEYEPKKIKMAITGNGNASKEQVAKMLQQLLGLKELPKNLDSTDGLAAAVCHHFNSGKVVAGKSYSGWDAFVKQNEDRVKK; this is encoded by the coding sequence TTGACACAAGAACGCATCATATTAGGTATTGACCCCGGAACCACAATTATGGGTTTTGGATTGATAAAAGTTATCAATAAAAAAATGGAATTTCTGCAGTTAAACGAATTGCAATTATCCAAATACGATAATCATTACCAAAAACTAAGAATCATTTTTGAAAGAACCATCGAACTTATTGAAACGCATTGTCCTGATGAAATTGCAATTGAAGCACCTTTCTTTGGCAAAAACGTCCAATCGATGTTGAAGCTGGGACGAGCGCAAGGAGTTGCAATGGCTGCTGGACTTTCAAGAGGCATTCCGATTACAGAATACGAACCTAAAAAGATCAAAATGGCGATTACTGGAAACGGAAATGCCAGCAAAGAACAGGTTGCCAAAATGCTGCAACAGCTTTTAGGTTTGAAAGAATTGCCCAAAAATCTGGATTCAACAGATGGTTTAGCAGCAGCGGTTTGTCATCACTTTAATTCAGGCAAAGTCGTTGCAGGAAAAAGCTATTCTGGATGGGATGCTTTTGTGAAACAGAATGAGGATCGAGTTAAAAAATGA
- a CDS encoding lysylphosphatidylglycerol synthase domain-containing protein, producing the protein MISIPHKAKQFLVLLAKLLIVGGAFYFIYNQLANNDKLDWQKFIVLFQKNQSVLGILFILLLSILNRYFEILKWQNLAQVIHQISVYEATKQVLAALTAGIFTPNGVGEYAGKALYYPKSEAKRVVFLNLICNGIQMILTIIFGIFGLLYFNAQFNVITTQTVLILFGGFVLILILLFSIKKIKVKGYSIEKLIHKINEIPKSVHQKNIFLGICRYLVFSHQYYFLFLGFDVDLPYLTLMAAITSVYFLASSLPTFQFLDFAVKGSVAIYFFGILGVNEWIVVFISTLMWFLNVVLPVVLGSFFVLNFKTKTPE; encoded by the coding sequence ATGATTTCAATTCCTCACAAAGCTAAGCAATTCCTAGTTCTTCTGGCCAAACTTTTAATTGTTGGCGGCGCATTTTATTTTATTTATAATCAGTTGGCTAACAACGATAAATTAGACTGGCAAAAGTTTATTGTTTTGTTTCAGAAAAATCAGTCGGTTTTAGGGATTTTGTTTATACTGCTTTTAAGTATCTTAAACCGTTATTTCGAGATATTGAAATGGCAGAATCTAGCGCAGGTAATTCATCAAATCTCGGTTTATGAAGCCACAAAACAGGTTTTAGCAGCTTTAACGGCAGGAATCTTTACACCAAACGGAGTAGGAGAGTATGCGGGAAAAGCATTGTACTATCCGAAATCTGAAGCAAAAAGAGTTGTTTTTTTAAACTTGATATGCAACGGAATCCAAATGATTTTAACGATCATTTTTGGGATTTTCGGATTACTGTATTTCAATGCGCAATTCAATGTAATTACAACCCAAACAGTCTTGATTCTTTTCGGCGGATTTGTTCTGATTTTGATTTTATTATTCTCCATTAAAAAGATAAAAGTCAAAGGATATTCGATAGAAAAGCTGATTCATAAAATCAACGAAATTCCGAAATCGGTTCATCAGAAAAATATCTTTCTAGGAATCTGCCGTTATTTGGTTTTTTCGCATCAATATTATTTTTTGTTTTTAGGCTTTGATGTCGATTTGCCTTATTTGACTTTGATGGCAGCGATAACATCAGTTTACTTTTTAGCCTCTTCTTTGCCAACTTTTCAGTTTTTAGACTTTGCAGTAAAAGGAAGTGTCGCGATTTATTTCTTCGGAATTTTGGGTGTAAACGAATGGATCGTTGTTTTTATAAGTACTTTAATGTGGTTTTTAAACGTAGTCCTCCCAGTGGTTTTAGGAAGCTTTTTTGTGCTGAATTTTAAAACGAAAACTCCAGAATGA
- a CDS encoding glycosyltransferase family 2 protein translates to MIFGLFAILAIYIISISLLIYGFFKVKEYQKKDLKPETSFTIIVPFRNEEENLPILLESFSKLNYPTDLFEVILVDDASNEKFQVSNFPFPISQLDNIRVSNSPKKDAITTAMQHVKTDWVITTDADCIVPENWLLTFDNYIQQNKVSMLAGAVTYQCENSFLDHFQQLDLTSLQGATIGSFGLNKGFMCNGANFAYAKAFFESLNGFEGNDKIASGDDVFLLQKAIQKFPEKVYYLKAKEAIVTTKPTENWKSLFYQRVRWAAKTSSYNSTFGKFLGLIVFFGNLSFVIGFFSFLLGICSYPIFVIFSFSKISVDFILLSITNRFLEKKRIKSLLLSSLWYPFFSSTVALYSLFGSYQWKDRQFKK, encoded by the coding sequence ATGATTTTCGGATTGTTTGCCATATTAGCCATTTATATCATTAGCATTTCTTTGCTGATTTATGGTTTTTTCAAAGTCAAAGAATATCAGAAAAAAGATTTAAAGCCAGAGACAAGTTTTACAATAATTGTCCCTTTTAGAAATGAAGAAGAAAATCTTCCCATACTTTTGGAGAGTTTTTCAAAGCTAAATTATCCAACAGATTTATTTGAAGTTATTTTAGTTGATGATGCTTCAAATGAAAAATTTCAAGTCTCAAATTTCCCATTTCCCATTTCCCAATTAGATAATATTCGTGTTTCAAATTCTCCTAAAAAAGATGCCATTACAACGGCAATGCAACACGTAAAAACCGATTGGGTTATTACAACCGATGCCGATTGTATTGTTCCTGAAAACTGGTTGTTGACTTTTGATAATTACATTCAGCAGAACAAAGTTTCAATGCTTGCTGGAGCTGTAACTTATCAATGTGAAAACTCATTTTTAGATCATTTTCAGCAATTGGATTTAACGAGTCTGCAAGGCGCTACAATTGGAAGTTTTGGTTTAAATAAAGGTTTTATGTGTAACGGAGCTAATTTTGCGTACGCAAAAGCATTTTTCGAAAGTTTAAATGGTTTTGAAGGGAATGATAAAATTGCCAGCGGAGACGATGTTTTTTTACTGCAAAAAGCGATTCAAAAGTTTCCTGAAAAAGTGTATTATTTAAAAGCAAAAGAAGCGATCGTAACAACAAAACCAACCGAAAACTGGAAATCTTTATTTTATCAAAGAGTACGTTGGGCGGCTAAAACAAGTTCATATAATAGCACTTTCGGAAAGTTTCTTGGATTGATTGTTTTCTTCGGAAATTTGAGTTTTGTAATCGGATTTTTCTCTTTTCTTTTGGGAATTTGCTCTTATCCAATTTTTGTGATTTTTTCTTTTTCTAAAATTTCAGTTGATTTTATTTTGCTTTCAATCACTAATCGGTTTTTGGAAAAAAAGAGAATTAAAAGTCTTTTACTAAGTAGTTTATGGTATCCGTTTTTTAGTTCGACTGTTGCTTTGTACAGTTTGTTTGGTTCATACCAATGGAAAGATCGTCAGTTTAAGAAATAG
- a CDS encoding DUF456 domain-containing protein: MDLLLVLLGFICVIVGVFGSFLPVLPGLSSSWVGILLLYLTKAVENNYWVLGITFVLMVIITILDYIIPSKGTKKFGGSSYGVWGTNIGLVVGIFAPIPFGIIIGPFLGALIGELIYDSQNHKRAIKAATGSLLGFIASSFVNFLFAVVYLGIFLSIVWEYRNILF, encoded by the coding sequence ATGGATTTACTTTTAGTGCTTCTAGGATTTATATGTGTAATCGTGGGCGTTTTTGGAAGTTTTCTCCCTGTTCTTCCTGGATTATCAAGCTCTTGGGTTGGGATATTATTGCTTTACCTGACTAAAGCAGTCGAAAATAATTATTGGGTTTTAGGGATTACTTTTGTTCTAATGGTCATCATTACTATATTAGATTATATTATTCCGTCAAAAGGCACTAAAAAGTTTGGAGGTAGCTCTTATGGGGTATGGGGAACCAACATTGGGTTGGTTGTCGGAATTTTTGCTCCAATTCCTTTTGGAATTATAATTGGCCCATTTTTAGGGGCTTTAATTGGCGAATTAATCTACGATTCTCAAAATCATAAAAGAGCTATTAAAGCAGCTACTGGATCGCTCTTAGGATTCATCGCTTCAAGTTTTGTTAACTTTCTGTTTGCAGTAGTTTATTTGGGTATATTTTTGAGTATTGTGTGGGAATATCGAAACATTTTATTTTAA
- a CDS encoding DUF937 domain-containing protein: MTPNLQIELRRFISSNVVSKLNKFYFENDALLIKGIDVSIGTILMGLYNKAEESDFYSEIVSLIQEDSTFYQEIDFNAGRILSVDDCYRIEGNALLKELFSNKKGRISEMVSNEVGIKSETAREILNFSALLVMSYLRYNLQLIESLKLLLEDQKRDILNSIPPGIKIILGFSSYETVEDKNQSIGRSIFTLFGHNFFSF, translated from the coding sequence ATGACCCCAAACCTACAAATTGAACTTAGACGCTTTATTTCTTCTAATGTTGTCTCCAAGTTAAACAAGTTTTATTTTGAGAATGATGCACTTTTAATAAAGGGAATAGACGTCTCGATCGGTACAATTTTAATGGGACTCTACAACAAAGCCGAAGAATCTGATTTTTATTCTGAAATCGTTTCATTAATCCAAGAAGATTCCACTTTTTACCAAGAAATAGACTTTAATGCAGGCAGAATTTTATCAGTCGACGACTGTTACCGCATAGAAGGGAATGCTTTACTGAAAGAATTATTCTCCAACAAAAAAGGCAGAATTTCAGAAATGGTTTCAAACGAAGTTGGCATCAAAAGCGAAACAGCCAGAGAAATACTTAACTTTTCAGCATTACTTGTAATGTCTTATTTAAGATACAATCTTCAATTAATAGAAAGTTTAAAACTCCTTTTAGAAGACCAAAAAAGAGATATTTTAAACAGCATTCCTCCCGGAATTAAAATCATCCTAGGTTTTTCATCTTACGAAACTGTAGAAGATAAAAACCAATCTATCGGAAGATCTATTTTTACCCTTTTCGGACATAATTTCTTTAGTTTTTAA
- a CDS encoding pseudouridine synthase, which translates to MNNKEGNNKRGGSRPNSSRPNSNKPKPPMAKRAQGPKKVKPEVKAAQEAAAEKLRKQNQPAKRQKASDEIRLNKYISNSGVCSRRDADIYIQSGNVKVNGTVVTEMGYLVKLNDVVNFDGVTLTPEKKEYILLNKPKNFTTAFDEGQEYRNVLELVRGATNAKIAAVGRMDKNTTGLLLFTNDTDMIRKFTLPNQKSSKIYQVSLDKNLKFEDLEKISKGLVLEGHRVFVEEVSYIDNEPKSEVGLKLRTANVKVVRAIFESFEYNVLRIDRVSFAGLTKKNLPRGNWRFLTDQEVINLKNV; encoded by the coding sequence ATGAACAACAAGGAAGGCAACAATAAAAGAGGCGGATCGAGACCAAACAGCTCACGTCCAAACTCTAACAAGCCAAAACCTCCTATGGCTAAGCGCGCGCAAGGGCCTAAAAAAGTAAAACCTGAAGTTAAAGCTGCTCAGGAAGCTGCTGCTGAAAAACTTAGAAAACAAAATCAGCCAGCAAAGAGACAAAAGGCTTCAGATGAAATTCGTCTGAATAAATACATCTCTAATTCTGGTGTTTGTTCTCGTCGTGATGCCGACATTTATATTCAGTCTGGAAACGTTAAAGTTAACGGTACTGTAGTTACTGAAATGGGTTATTTGGTAAAACTAAATGATGTTGTAAACTTTGACGGTGTTACATTAACTCCTGAAAAGAAAGAATATATTTTATTAAATAAGCCTAAAAACTTTACGACTGCCTTTGACGAAGGTCAGGAATATCGTAACGTTCTAGAACTTGTTCGTGGCGCTACAAATGCAAAAATTGCTGCTGTAGGAAGAATGGACAAGAATACAACTGGTTTATTATTGTTTACAAACGATACCGATATGATTCGTAAGTTTACATTGCCGAACCAGAAATCGTCTAAAATCTATCAAGTTTCTTTAGACAAAAACTTAAAATTTGAAGATTTAGAAAAAATTAGCAAAGGTTTAGTTCTTGAAGGACACCGCGTTTTTGTTGAAGAAGTAAGCTATATTGATAATGAACCAAAAAGCGAAGTTGGTCTTAAACTCCGTACTGCTAACGTAAAAGTTGTGCGCGCTATTTTTGAATCTTTCGAATACAATGTATTGCGCATTGACCGTGTTTCGTTTGCTGGATTGACCAAAAAGAATCTTCCTCGCGGAAACTGGCGCTTTTTGACCGATCAAGAAGTTATCAATTTGAAAAACGTGTAA